A window of the Teredinibacter franksiae genome harbors these coding sequences:
- the ccmI gene encoding c-type cytochrome biogenesis protein CcmI: MNIPFWQGFLALSVLAAGFLIWPTVFVRREKKRELLADEQGELNKGVYQDQIKELEATHFRGEIEQVELQQLKADLEKTLSAETHNLAAQSERPIIASFKSRLPVLGLSLALPLCALIFYGAVGGKADWDIYQLSMKRAHATDPAERREVSESLLQSLQTRLEQKPTNSQSWYLLASVSSDLGDHDEAVRAYRRVLELESNAPQVMAELAQALFLRAGNTITPEVSENTQMALQLNPRIPTALGLAGIEAFQSGAYQTAIDHWSLAISQLDPNSPASVALSSGIASAQAALSKSEKVSSKGKKKESADGPKISVSVSYDKNIVSVNPDDQVFVYARAWQGPKMPLAIRKLKVSDLPIRITLDKTSAMAPGMDLGSFPQVEVVARISGSGSAIPQAGDWQVAEGPIIVAEHAGTVSLKIVEQID; encoded by the coding sequence GTGAATATTCCTTTCTGGCAAGGTTTTTTGGCGCTCAGTGTATTGGCGGCAGGCTTTCTTATTTGGCCTACGGTGTTTGTGCGCAGAGAAAAGAAACGGGAACTTCTTGCCGATGAGCAAGGCGAATTGAACAAAGGCGTGTATCAGGATCAAATAAAGGAACTGGAAGCAACCCATTTTCGCGGTGAAATTGAACAGGTAGAGTTACAACAGCTAAAAGCCGACCTCGAAAAAACCCTGTCAGCCGAAACGCATAACCTAGCCGCGCAGTCTGAAAGGCCCATAATCGCCAGCTTTAAAAGCCGCTTACCTGTGCTTGGGCTTTCTTTAGCATTGCCGCTTTGCGCATTGATATTTTATGGCGCGGTCGGAGGTAAGGCCGATTGGGATATATACCAATTGTCGATGAAAAGGGCGCATGCAACGGACCCGGCCGAGAGGCGGGAGGTTAGCGAGAGCCTGTTACAAAGCTTGCAAACCCGCCTTGAACAGAAGCCCACCAACAGTCAGAGCTGGTATCTGTTGGCGTCTGTTTCTTCCGATCTTGGTGATCACGATGAGGCGGTGCGTGCCTATCGGCGGGTGCTCGAGCTAGAGTCCAATGCCCCCCAGGTAATGGCGGAGTTAGCACAGGCGTTGTTTTTACGAGCGGGTAATACCATAACGCCGGAAGTCAGTGAAAATACTCAGATGGCGTTGCAGCTCAACCCACGGATACCCACGGCACTGGGTTTGGCCGGTATAGAGGCCTTCCAGTCGGGTGCTTACCAGACGGCTATAGACCATTGGAGTTTGGCTATTTCTCAGCTAGACCCAAATTCCCCCGCTTCTGTGGCGTTGTCATCGGGTATTGCCAGCGCTCAAGCGGCCTTATCAAAGTCGGAAAAAGTGAGCAGTAAAGGTAAGAAAAAAGAGTCCGCCGATGGGCCGAAAATAAGTGTTTCGGTCAGTTACGATAAGAATATTGTTAGCGTAAACCCTGATGATCAGGTTTTTGTGTATGCGCGAGCTTGGCAGGGGCCCAAAATGCCTTTGGCCATTCGAAAGCTAAAAGTATCTGATTTACCGATTAGAATTACGCTCGATAAAACCAGCGCGATGGCGCCAGGTATGGATCTTGGTAGCTTCCCTCAGGTGGAAGTGGTGGCGCGTATCAGTGGTTCAGGCAGTGCTATACCGCAAGCCGGTGATTGGCAGGTGGCAGAGGGGCCAATTATTGTGGCAGAGCATGCGGGTACGGTATCGCTTAAAATTGTTGAGCAGATAGATTAG
- a CDS encoding cytochrome c-type biogenesis protein, translating into MAIPTLRIQTFCLNLLLLAVIIGAVEARAAIDAYAFESESARVRYQVLVQELRCPKCQNQNLSDSNSAIAIDLRNEVARMITEGRTDPEIKEYMVNRYGDFVLYRPPVQKNTLVLWWAPVLMTVVGLSIFLVILLRRRRLDGRKGENHSADSAAESNSDTAQLGDQ; encoded by the coding sequence TTGGCCATACCTACGCTGCGAATTCAAACGTTCTGTCTTAATCTGTTGTTGCTGGCTGTCATTATCGGTGCTGTTGAGGCGCGTGCGGCAATAGATGCGTATGCATTCGAATCTGAATCGGCGCGGGTGCGATATCAGGTTTTGGTCCAAGAGCTTCGTTGCCCGAAATGCCAAAACCAAAACCTATCCGATTCCAACTCCGCAATTGCCATAGACTTGCGTAATGAAGTTGCTCGCATGATTACGGAAGGTCGTACAGACCCCGAAATTAAGGAGTATATGGTCAATCGCTATGGCGATTTTGTGCTCTACCGGCCACCCGTGCAAAAGAATACGTTGGTATTGTGGTGGGCGCCGGTGCTTATGACTGTTGTGGGCCTGTCGATTTTTTTAGTGATACTGCTTAGGCGCAGACGCTTGGATGGAAGAAAGGGTGAAAACCATAGTGCTGATAGCGCTGCTGAAAGTAACAGTGACACCGCTCAGCTCGGCGATCAGTAA
- a CDS encoding antitoxin of toxin-antitoxin stability system, with product MLQRVMCGFATSISKFKNNPGAVLAEADGDAVAVSSHNQIQFYAVPAHLYEDMVQFVEMSQRGTAELNTAPGKFALTESMVDSMTEQLQNTDNDLGDFVECQNNS from the coding sequence ATGTTACAGCGGGTTATGTGTGGCTTCGCCACATCCATTAGCAAATTCAAAAATAACCCCGGCGCTGTGTTGGCGGAAGCTGACGGTGATGCTGTGGCGGTGTCATCCCACAATCAAATCCAGTTCTATGCGGTGCCTGCGCACCTGTACGAAGACATGGTGCAATTTGTGGAAATGAGCCAACGCGGCACGGCAGAACTCAACACCGCACCGGGTAAGTTTGCGTTAACCGAATCCATGGTTGATAGCATGACCGAGCAACTGCAAAACACTGACAACGATCTGGGGGATTTTGTCGAATGCCAAAACAATTCATAA
- a CDS encoding type II toxin-antitoxin system YafO family toxin, with the protein MAKIRLFQSKLMADALGADAAKDLLADFRLYKEKGVLPNTFGRDAPYDFTSNRRFLELQHIHLKRNGETFPVRLLQFSRTSGYVLVYCPGFFDSSAYLLITVIKHWDHRKPKEVAGTDKDPNLMAKLEAIAEGFREKF; encoded by the coding sequence GTGGCAAAGATACGACTCTTTCAAAGCAAACTGATGGCGGATGCCTTGGGTGCGGATGCGGCAAAAGATTTACTGGCAGACTTTCGGCTGTACAAAGAAAAGGGGGTATTACCCAACACCTTTGGCCGTGATGCGCCCTATGACTTCACCAGCAACCGCCGGTTTTTGGAACTGCAACACATCCACTTAAAGCGCAACGGCGAAACCTTCCCGGTTAGGTTGCTCCAGTTCTCGCGCACGTCCGGTTATGTGCTGGTGTACTGCCCCGGCTTTTTTGATAGCAGCGCCTACCTGTTGATCACCGTCATTAAGCACTGGGATCACAGGAAACCCAAAGAGGTGGCAGGTACCGACAAAGACCCCAACCTGATGGCAAAGCTGGAAGCTATCGCGGAAGGGTTCAGGGAAAAATTTTAA
- a CDS encoding GNAT family N-acetyltransferase has translation MIETLDSAHIKSTAGERLIGDLTPMLDQFVSKHLELPTPRGFHNKLNKTFDYRVADEDDDIDVSILNKPPTEWITKHKSLTLYLRYKDTIKPWPYRTLIVAVIEVSPNKKGLGTELFNALETIARRHGFFAVGIECANPGIAAFAEKRGYRSLGHESLIKTLHD, from the coding sequence ATGATTGAAACGCTAGATTCAGCACACATTAAATCAACAGCCGGAGAGCGGCTTATTGGCGATTTAACGCCTATGCTAGACCAGTTTGTTAGTAAGCACCTAGAGCTACCGACGCCACGCGGATTTCACAACAAGCTTAATAAAACATTCGATTACAGGGTTGCCGACGAGGATGACGATATTGATGTTTCAATACTTAATAAACCCCCTACCGAATGGATTACAAAGCATAAGAGTTTAACCCTGTATTTGCGTTACAAAGATACTATTAAGCCGTGGCCTTATCGCACACTTATTGTGGCGGTAATAGAGGTATCGCCCAATAAAAAAGGCTTAGGGACAGAGCTATTTAATGCGCTAGAAACGATTGCGAGGCGTCACGGTTTTTTTGCGGTCGGCATAGAGTGCGCAAATCCCGGTATAGCCGCTTTTGCCGAAAAACGAGGTTATAGGTCACTAGGCCATGAAAGCCTTATTAAAACTCTGCACGATTAA
- a CDS encoding FRG domain-containing protein yields the protein METRKIKYWPKKNLITDGYTEVYFESWAKFSEYLNTNMLDQNSCIWRGQREQNWKLESAFDRSSKVNGSSSVFEEQDKRFRYACSGKLAAEELRKIEDPRELWALGQHHGLHTPLLDWTESPYVAAFFAFADQDATKGANEYRAVYCFYKQHAEIIESVRFESIRGELARGSNPLKSLAYQFENQDHLTFYRPDISDNSRLISQSGLFSISIGSIEDWVTRNSKGEDSIAYLQKLLIPESERISALKALNRMNINFSTLYPDLEGASKHTNLYMEIENY from the coding sequence ATGGAAACAAGAAAAATAAAATATTGGCCGAAAAAAAACCTAATTACGGATGGTTACACTGAAGTTTATTTCGAGAGTTGGGCAAAATTCAGCGAGTACCTCAATACTAATATGCTAGACCAAAACTCGTGTATATGGAGAGGCCAGAGAGAACAGAACTGGAAACTCGAATCTGCTTTTGACCGTTCTTCAAAGGTAAATGGTAGCAGCAGTGTTTTCGAGGAGCAGGATAAACGCTTCCGATATGCTTGCAGCGGGAAACTTGCTGCGGAGGAGCTAAGAAAAATAGAAGACCCTCGAGAGTTGTGGGCTCTAGGCCAGCACCATGGCCTTCATACGCCCCTGCTCGATTGGACTGAATCTCCGTACGTAGCGGCTTTTTTCGCATTCGCGGATCAAGATGCTACCAAAGGTGCGAACGAGTACCGGGCTGTATATTGCTTTTATAAGCAACATGCTGAAATTATAGAAAGCGTCAGATTCGAATCTATCCGGGGGGAACTCGCTAGAGGAAGTAATCCACTCAAATCGCTTGCGTACCAGTTCGAGAATCAGGATCACCTAACATTTTATCGGCCAGATATCTCCGACAATAGTCGCCTTATTAGCCAAAGCGGCTTATTTAGTATAAGCATAGGGTCTATAGAAGACTGGGTTACTAGGAATTCAAAAGGCGAAGATAGTATAGCCTACCTTCAAAAGTTACTAATTCCCGAATCTGAGCGTATAAGCGCCCTAAAAGCATTAAACAGGATGAATATAAATTTCTCCACCTTGTACCCTGATTTAGAGGGTGCATCAAAGCACACTAACTTATACATGGAAATTGAAAATTACTAA
- a CDS encoding tyrosine-type recombinase/integrase, translated as MNEVQPLQDTTDIQRISEFLLTHYSQTFSDYWLFGCCVALRVSDLLAIKFSDIRKRKGIHYLIVKEAKTGKSKEIELNIVAAEIFTRRAKQKGDVFLFRSNWKYHTETKPLSRSAFSKAVQDAAPSLELVIGTHSMRKTLGYHTYKRTNDLALVQKILGHSSSAHTLRYIGINAEKINQQFAANYF; from the coding sequence ATGAATGAAGTTCAACCGCTCCAAGACACAACAGACATTCAGCGCATTAGTGAATTTTTATTAACGCATTACAGCCAGACATTTAGTGATTACTGGCTATTTGGGTGCTGCGTTGCATTACGTGTAAGTGATTTGCTCGCAATTAAGTTTTCCGACATTAGAAAGCGCAAAGGTATTCACTACCTAATCGTCAAGGAAGCTAAGACTGGCAAGAGCAAAGAAATTGAGCTTAACATCGTTGCGGCTGAAATATTTACTCGCCGTGCCAAACAGAAAGGCGACGTTTTTCTGTTTCGTAGCAATTGGAAGTACCACACGGAAACCAAGCCTTTGTCACGCTCTGCATTCAGCAAAGCTGTGCAGGATGCCGCGCCAAGTTTGGAGTTGGTTATTGGTACGCATTCAATGCGTAAAACGTTGGGCTATCACACCTACAAGCGCACCAATGATCTGGCGCTTGTCCAGAAAATCCTAGGGCATTCATCAAGTGCTCACACGCTGCGTTATATTGGAATTAACGCGGAAAAGATTAACCAGCAATTTGCCGCTAATTATTTTTAA
- a CDS encoding terminase small subunit: protein MGGKRTIANRNQIYEELATTEQPQADVVLSIKRELHTREADLRKQHVVFAKAMASGECNQTQAAKKAGYSPRSAYLQGFRLMRNDKIVALIRRYEELDALLHGFPKHVKRYEAKKILENEKTRDADKLSALNYLSRLDGDFIEGAATGSEINVTLNLGPPAQTGGQTVERQYSHTRPIHELPAN from the coding sequence ATGGGCGGCAAACGAACCATAGCCAACCGAAACCAGATTTATGAGGAACTTGCTACGACAGAACAGCCGCAAGCTGATGTTGTATTGTCAATAAAGCGTGAATTGCATACACGAGAGGCCGATTTACGGAAGCAGCATGTAGTATTTGCAAAAGCCATGGCATCCGGTGAGTGCAACCAAACTCAGGCCGCCAAAAAAGCAGGCTACTCTCCCCGGAGTGCTTACCTGCAAGGGTTTCGGCTGATGCGCAATGATAAAATCGTTGCTTTGATCCGCCGGTATGAAGAATTGGATGCGCTACTTCATGGTTTTCCAAAGCATGTTAAAAGGTATGAAGCAAAAAAAATTCTTGAAAATGAAAAAACGCGAGACGCCGATAAGCTCAGCGCGCTAAATTATTTATCCCGACTGGATGGCGATTTTATTGAAGGTGCTGCCACTGGCTCTGAAATAAATGTAACGCTTAACTTGGGGCCACCTGCACAGACGGGTGGCCAGACTGTAGAACGCCAGTATAGCCACACTAGACCAATTCACGAATTACCCGCTAATTAA
- the traF gene encoding conjugal transfer protein TraF has product MYKFIGASFFSLLLAFNSASASTGVARAGNALTLGSANYSHGMGSSIYNPAAPAASAELPTKFKREMGLSFSGGLEYGNVDNIFMLVDLISDVINGEEPGDGSIPPDLPDEPVNLPSNPTFQDILDQNPEFARWWDAVQSQATFFASATAIIAEETYAKSQLYGTLPIHISNDKWGGAVTLELFSFFASKARGGFDSFEFDQEIARNQLEAAKKLPPDTTETVFALSDDFQLIVNPSENSANLKITNDSLLLIKGANISGLSFNYSREFFRSEEGALFFGLKPKIYWAGLAFLDTRFAELSDSEKLFDDIRETDYRYSSRLGLDIGAMWVSSNLAVGITANDLTGAEFSFPSFDRERYWKVETIRKLTKESTYKIDPLLRFDASLFSGDGGWSVNTQIDMNEVGDIFGDDYQWFVIAGAYQSSKKWMPNLRLGYRSNLSNDGLEYLSAGATVFDVLSVDVSTTLDSVKINGSDTPRGAAISLGLNFRY; this is encoded by the coding sequence ATGTACAAATTTATTGGGGCTAGTTTTTTTTCGTTGCTCCTCGCTTTTAATAGTGCTTCTGCAAGTACCGGCGTTGCTAGGGCGGGTAACGCACTTACGCTTGGCTCAGCAAATTACTCTCACGGAATGGGTTCCAGCATCTATAATCCGGCGGCCCCTGCGGCTAGTGCCGAGTTGCCGACCAAATTTAAAAGAGAGATGGGTCTTTCATTCAGTGGTGGTTTGGAATACGGCAACGTCGACAATATTTTCATGTTGGTCGATCTGATCAGTGATGTAATTAACGGGGAAGAGCCTGGAGATGGGTCTATTCCACCCGACCTGCCCGATGAACCGGTAAACCTTCCAAGTAATCCAACTTTTCAGGATATACTCGACCAAAACCCGGAATTTGCACGTTGGTGGGATGCCGTGCAGTCTCAGGCTACTTTTTTTGCCTCAGCCACGGCTATTATTGCTGAAGAAACTTATGCTAAATCTCAGCTTTATGGAACGCTTCCCATCCATATTTCAAACGACAAATGGGGTGGTGCGGTAACGCTTGAGTTGTTTTCGTTTTTCGCCTCTAAAGCCCGAGGGGGGTTCGATTCATTTGAATTTGACCAAGAGATCGCTCGCAATCAGCTCGAAGCAGCTAAAAAACTACCACCCGATACGACAGAGACTGTTTTTGCTCTAAGCGACGATTTTCAGCTTATCGTTAACCCGTCTGAAAACTCAGCAAACCTAAAAATTACGAATGACAGCCTTCTATTAATTAAAGGCGCAAATATTAGTGGTCTTTCTTTTAATTACAGTCGGGAATTTTTTCGGTCTGAAGAGGGGGCTTTGTTCTTTGGTCTGAAGCCCAAAATATATTGGGCGGGGCTTGCCTTTCTGGATACTCGTTTTGCCGAGCTCAGCGATTCAGAAAAGCTTTTTGATGATATCCGGGAAACTGATTATCGCTACTCGAGCAGGCTAGGGTTAGATATTGGTGCTATGTGGGTTAGTAGTAACCTAGCTGTTGGTATTACAGCTAATGATTTGACCGGTGCAGAGTTTTCATTTCCAAGCTTCGATCGTGAGCGTTATTGGAAGGTAGAAACCATAAGAAAGCTCACTAAGGAGTCGACTTACAAAATTGATCCTCTATTAAGGTTTGATGCATCTCTGTTTAGTGGCGATGGTGGTTGGAGCGTGAATACGCAAATTGATATGAACGAAGTGGGCGATATTTTTGGGGATGACTATCAATGGTTTGTAATTGCTGGCGCTTACCAAAGCTCAAAAAAATGGATGCCGAATTTACGTTTAGGGTACCGTAGTAACTTATCTAATGATGGGCTGGAGTATTTAAGTGCGGGCGCTACAGTGTTTGATGTGCTCAGTGTGGATGTATCCACGACCCTAGATAGTGTGAAGATTAATGGGTCGGACACTCCGAGAGGCGCAGCAATTAGCTTGGGTTTAAATTTTAGGTATTAG
- a CDS encoding cellulase family glycosylhydrolase yields MKIFKLLKSLRAVGVTVTVVLSPTVFADITCNVSSWNHWGSGYQTDITITNTGAPVSGWSIDIVFNESPQFTNGWSASYGVSGNTVTASNISWNGNLGANQSTTIGFQGASNGGLSQPSCIGDGINSSSSSSSSSSSSSSSTPSSSSSSSSSSSSSSSSSGQCEEVCQWYGEGQWPLCENQNNGWGWENNQSCIGSNTCEAQGGSGGIVSDCSSSSSSSSSSDSSSSSSSSNSSSSSSNSSSSSSSSSANGNAIFRVDGSGNITKNGDVFPVRCGSWFGLEGRHEPSDDPANPSGAPMELYMGNTFWANGNAGTGRTIQDTMDDLLAKGINVVRFPIAPQTLDPNDSQGTGNVLKNHASVRVDNARLAMEQFILAADANGIEVMLDIHSCSNYVGWRAGRLDSRPPYVDADRDNYDFTREDSSCAASGNPGSVSNVQAYGQAAWLNTLRELAGLSTQLGVDNIIGIDIFNEPWDYTWAEWASLSAAAFQAIDEVNPNLLVFVQGISASAGNQDGNPDDKVDIPHGEIFTNPNWGENLFEAGDSPPNIPKERLVYSPHTYGPSVFVQRMFMDPGQPACEGLEGDEAGDNGCNIVIDAAILRAGWEEHFGYLRDLGYAMVVGEWGGNIDWPDKASIRDQDRWAHISPGVVDLQWQNAFSSYLSEKGIESCFWSINPESGDTGGLYGHAYDPISNTAGWGEWLGLDERKWSILEASW; encoded by the coding sequence ATGAAAATATTTAAGTTGTTAAAATCTCTGCGTGCGGTAGGTGTGACAGTGACAGTAGTACTGTCGCCCACCGTTTTCGCAGATATTACGTGCAATGTTTCTTCATGGAACCACTGGGGAAGTGGTTATCAAACAGATATTACTATTACTAATACTGGAGCACCGGTCAGCGGCTGGTCGATTGATATCGTATTTAACGAATCTCCCCAGTTCACCAACGGTTGGAGCGCTAGCTATGGCGTTTCAGGCAACACAGTTACGGCTTCCAATATTTCTTGGAATGGTAATTTGGGCGCTAATCAGTCAACCACTATTGGCTTTCAGGGCGCATCAAATGGTGGTTTGTCGCAACCGTCCTGTATCGGCGATGGTATTAATTCGAGTTCTTCAAGTAGCTCGTCGTCTAGTAGTTCATCCTCCAGCACTCCTTCGTCTAGTTCGAGCAGCTCTTCATCGAGCAGCAGCTCAAGCTCTTCCAGTGGTCAATGCGAAGAAGTTTGTCAGTGGTACGGCGAGGGCCAATGGCCTTTGTGTGAAAATCAAAATAACGGTTGGGGCTGGGAAAATAATCAGAGCTGTATTGGCAGTAACACTTGTGAAGCTCAGGGGGGAAGCGGGGGTATTGTAAGTGATTGTAGTTCTAGCAGCTCCTCCTCCAGCTCCAGTGACTCCTCCAGTTCAAGCAGTTCGAGTAATTCTTCTTCAAGTTCTAGTAATTCAAGTTCCAGTAGTTCAAGTTCCAGCGCTAATGGCAATGCTATTTTTCGGGTGGATGGCTCAGGTAATATCACTAAAAATGGTGATGTATTCCCTGTGCGTTGTGGATCTTGGTTTGGGCTAGAAGGGCGTCATGAACCCTCTGACGATCCCGCAAACCCCAGCGGTGCACCTATGGAGCTTTACATGGGAAATACTTTCTGGGCCAATGGCAATGCCGGTACCGGAAGGACGATTCAAGATACGATGGACGACCTGTTGGCGAAGGGCATAAACGTCGTGCGCTTCCCGATTGCCCCCCAAACTCTCGACCCAAATGACTCACAGGGAACAGGAAACGTATTGAAGAATCACGCCTCAGTGCGGGTGGACAATGCCCGACTGGCCATGGAGCAGTTTATTCTGGCTGCCGATGCCAACGGTATTGAGGTAATGCTCGATATTCACTCCTGTTCAAATTATGTGGGTTGGCGAGCAGGCCGTTTGGATTCGCGACCCCCTTATGTGGATGCAGATCGAGATAATTACGATTTCACCCGAGAAGATTCTTCCTGTGCCGCTTCGGGGAACCCTGGCTCTGTCTCCAACGTTCAGGCGTACGGCCAAGCAGCATGGTTGAATACTCTGCGGGAGCTAGCGGGGTTATCGACACAGTTGGGTGTAGATAATATTATCGGTATTGATATTTTCAACGAGCCATGGGATTACACTTGGGCCGAGTGGGCATCACTTTCGGCAGCTGCCTTTCAGGCTATCGATGAGGTGAATCCGAATTTATTGGTGTTCGTGCAGGGTATTTCGGCGTCGGCTGGCAATCAGGATGGGAATCCCGATGACAAAGTCGATATTCCCCATGGAGAAATATTCACTAATCCAAACTGGGGTGAGAATTTGTTTGAAGCGGGGGACAGTCCGCCCAATATTCCCAAAGAGAGGTTGGTGTATTCACCCCATACTTATGGCCCATCTGTGTTCGTGCAACGCATGTTTATGGATCCAGGGCAACCAGCGTGTGAGGGATTGGAGGGTGACGAGGCTGGTGACAATGGTTGTAATATCGTTATTGATGCCGCGATTTTACGCGCTGGCTGGGAGGAGCACTTTGGTTACCTAAGAGATTTAGGCTACGCCATGGTCGTCGGCGAGTGGGGCGGCAATATTGATTGGCCCGATAAGGCCTCGATTCGTGACCAGGATCGCTGGGCTCACATTAGCCCCGGTGTTGTCGATCTACAGTGGCAAAATGCATTCTCCAGCTACTTGTCTGAAAAGGGCATAGAAAGCTGTTTCTGGTCTATTAACCCAGAGTCTGGAGATACCGGCGGTTTGTATGGCCATGCCTATGACCCTATTAGTAATACCGCTGGTTGGGGTGAGTGGCTAGGCTTAGATGAAAGGAAGTGGAGTATTTTAGAGGCTTCCTGGTAA
- the sigJ gene encoding RNA polymerase sigma factor SigJ, with product MNDVIDTFEGARAKLLGLAYRITGSAFEAEDIVHETFLKWHDADHPSIKSPQSWLCTVASRLAVDHLRSSCVMREEYMGTWLPEPFIENKDNPDSSYEIDESITMALLVLLEKLSPEERVVYILHDLFHFGFSEVADILEKPSVTCRKMASRARSKIDKDRIRYSHDSVEHQEVIHAFFSAVKQGDISGLVNVLQSNVSFHSDGGGKAFALPHTLKGLDVVVDVVLTYLTSAVESGSHSIDEVWFNGAPGFLVSDGGQPVSAFNFEISDKKIQAIHVLRNPEKLKLFDTKTCVDDIQMV from the coding sequence ATGAACGATGTAATTGACACATTTGAAGGTGCGCGGGCAAAATTGCTTGGTCTGGCTTATCGAATAACAGGTTCGGCATTTGAAGCCGAAGATATTGTTCACGAAACGTTTTTAAAGTGGCACGACGCAGACCATCCGTCTATTAAATCTCCGCAGTCTTGGCTTTGTACCGTTGCGTCAAGATTGGCGGTGGACCACCTTCGTTCGTCTTGCGTTATGCGGGAAGAGTATATGGGTACTTGGTTGCCGGAACCCTTTATAGAGAATAAAGACAATCCAGATTCAAGCTATGAAATTGACGAGTCGATAACGATGGCGCTGTTGGTGCTATTGGAAAAGCTCTCGCCTGAGGAGCGGGTTGTTTATATATTGCACGACCTTTTCCATTTTGGCTTCTCCGAAGTAGCCGACATTTTAGAAAAACCATCAGTGACTTGCCGAAAAATGGCTAGTCGTGCCCGAAGTAAAATTGATAAAGACAGAATTCGCTATAGTCATGATTCAGTTGAGCATCAAGAGGTCATTCACGCGTTTTTTTCAGCGGTAAAGCAGGGTGATATATCCGGCTTGGTAAATGTTTTGCAGAGTAATGTAAGTTTTCATAGTGATGGTGGTGGTAAGGCTTTCGCACTGCCTCACACCCTAAAGGGTTTAGATGTGGTTGTCGATGTAGTACTGACGTATCTAACATCGGCCGTTGAAAGTGGCTCTCATTCGATAGATGAAGTTTGGTTTAATGGCGCGCCAGGTTTTTTGGTGTCTGATGGAGGTCAGCCTGTTTCCGCATTCAATTTTGAAATATCAGACAAAAAAATTCAGGCAATTCACGTCCTGCGTAATCCTGAAAAATTGAAGTTATTTGATACGAAAACATGTGTTGATGATATTCAAATGGTTTAG
- a CDS encoding pyridoxamine 5'-phosphate oxidase family protein codes for MDIDKQKNIPGSDGEHKLQRMYGTQRRAENFYNKQVLNYLNERMCGFVNEQDMAFIATSDKKGECDCSFRAGMKNSLYILSKKRIIFPEYRGNGVMASAGNVAENPHMGMIFIDFSSTIGLHINGSASVVANDVADNLLAEMGESLDLSLLAKGRRPEFWFSLDIEEAYIHCSKHIPLMRPIDRDIDWGTDDVVKKGGDAFEAKNCARPWVKEAVNMKP; via the coding sequence GTGGATATAGATAAACAAAAAAACATTCCTGGTTCTGATGGTGAGCATAAACTTCAGAGAATGTACGGCACACAGCGTAGAGCTGAGAATTTTTATAATAAGCAAGTTCTAAATTATTTAAACGAACGTATGTGTGGATTTGTCAATGAGCAGGATATGGCGTTTATTGCAACATCTGATAAAAAGGGAGAATGCGACTGTTCCTTTCGTGCTGGCATGAAAAATTCACTCTACATACTTTCTAAGAAACGTATTATATTTCCTGAGTACCGTGGAAATGGGGTTATGGCAAGCGCTGGGAATGTTGCTGAAAACCCGCATATGGGAATGATATTTATCGATTTTAGCTCAACTATTGGCTTACACATAAATGGAAGTGCATCAGTTGTAGCAAATGATGTTGCGGATAATTTATTGGCGGAAATGGGGGAATCTCTAGATCTGTCGCTTTTGGCAAAGGGGCGTAGGCCAGAATTTTGGTTTTCGCTTGACATAGAGGAAGCATACATTCACTGCTCTAAACATATTCCCCTCATGCGCCCGATCGATAGAGATATTGACTGGGGTACAGATGATGTAGTGAAAAAAGGTGGGGATGCTTTCGAGGCTAAAAACTGTGCTCGCCCCTGGGTAAAGGAAGCCGTGAATATGAAACCCTAG
- a CDS encoding cytochrome-c oxidase, whose product MTTEKTGILFIRIASLYLLFGLGIGIYLGVTKDYSVVSAHAHVNLLGWMSMALCGFIYIRYASSICSIKARIHFWGHNLGLPIMMVSVVLLTKGQPLAAVGISIGSLVVVLSLILFTLNVFEGVEPAKVEL is encoded by the coding sequence ATGACAACAGAAAAAACAGGAATTTTGTTTATACGTATTGCTAGCCTGTATTTACTATTTGGGTTGGGTATTGGCATTTATTTAGGTGTAACAAAAGACTATTCGGTAGTTTCTGCCCATGCACATGTGAACTTACTAGGGTGGATGAGCATGGCCCTATGTGGCTTTATCTATATTAGGTACGCGTCAAGTATCTGTTCGATAAAGGCTAGAATACACTTTTGGGGCCACAATCTTGGGTTACCCATCATGATGGTTTCGGTTGTACTTTTAACCAAAGGGCAGCCCCTCGCGGCGGTGGGAATATCCATTGGATCATTGGTCGTTGTTCTTTCTTTGATCCTGTTTACCCTGAATGTCTTCGAGGGTGTTGAGCCCGCTAAAGTGGAATTGTAG